The Pontibacter korlensis sequence TACTATTGAGCCGCTGGAAACATTTTATCCAGCTGAAAACTATCACCTGAACTACTACAACACACACGGGCATGAACCTTATTGTAGCTTCGTTATCAGGCCAAAACTAGATAAGTTCAGGAAGGTATTTAAAGATAAGCTAAAACAGGCCTAAAGTAACATGGTATCGCGGCAGACGAAAGCAGGATCTTAAGCATTGCTCCTAATTACAACAAAAGCCCTGTAGGGGGGGCTACAGGGCTAATTGCTTAATCTAAACACAAACAACCAACAAAATCTAACAAAAAATCAAAGGGTTTTTAGGGAGAAATAGTATAATAAGGTGTTGAGGAGTAATTAGTAACGCACGAAGGGTGTTATACTAATTGATTCATAGTTTTCTGCGATACCAACGAAGTAGTCTCCGATAAAAATTCCGGAGCCACTGCTGACAGCACTTGAGCCGGCATGGTAAGTAACCATGTTGCCATCAATTGTGGCATAACCAGCTGGCTGATCATCATATTGCGAAACAGTTTTCACAGTGGCACTAGATGGCATAAGTGCAGCCTTTGCCAGGCAAGACTCAGCCAAATGCTTGGATGAATGGTTTAATGTCGAATTCATGTGACGATGGGGTTTTGGGTTCTAACACGCTACAAGTATAAGCATGCCCCATTCTCAGAAACAGGAATATTAAATCCTGAAAGTAACATGGCTAATTAAGCTTTATGGTTGTGTAATTAAGTGTTTATAGTGCTATGGGTTACTCTTTGTTAGCTTTTTTCTGTTGTTCTGTTGAATAATCTTAAAGCGTAACATGTTGTTAAGTAAGTTATTATATATTATATAAGGTAGATGGATAGAGGAGTAATGTTGAGATAAGTAGCTTGAAAGGGTTAGTTTGTTTTAAATTGATTACTGCTGAAAAGTAACATTTTTACCTGCTTCTGGTGGTGAAAATTTGTGTGAAATGATAGCTGCAGGTATAAAGTGCCAGAACTGTCAGGCTTAAGAAACTTCCAGGCAGCGCAACAAGCCACCAGGCAGAGGTGTTGCTGCGAATGCTGGAGATAGTTCTGCCCCAGCTCACCAGCGTGGAAGGCACACCAATATTGAGAAATGACAGTGTTGACTCCAAAGCCAACAGTCCTCCTAAACCAAATGTAAAAGCAACAAGCACGGGACCAGCCAGGTTTGGTAAGGCGTGTCGCCACACTAGTTGAAATGGTTTGTTGCCGATGCTTTGGGCCGCCTCAAAGTATGGAAGTTGCTTGATGCGCAACATTTCGGCCCTGGCAAGTCTCGCTGAAGATGGCCAGTCGCTAAGAACCAGCAATAACATGAGCAGTGGCAGGGATGGAGGTATAAAAGAAGCCAGCACGAGTATCAGTACAAATCGTGGGATGCTGGTAATTGCCTCTGTCGTTCGCATAACGATCATATCAACAGGAAGCCGGAAGGGCGCTTGTAAGAAAGTAAACCACCGCCTTATTACTTCTAGTAGCCCCCACAACAGTAGTAATAGGCCTGCTAAGAAGCCAGAAGATATGCCTGCGTAGGTAACGCTAAGCTCCAGC is a genomic window containing:
- a CDS encoding ABC transporter permease; translation: MKQVWISIKQLWRDKFGFRLALAYLMLLLLLVIILPWLPLPYNPNHLDVQHAYLAPFTERAMAAGHPLGTDSLGRDLLANLLYGARTAFLVSFPVMLLTTLLGVTLGTVAGFLGDRGLVLPSHRLILYLVGVVALLYYGLYLPFQVYQLELSVTYAGISSGFLAGLLLLLWGLLEVIRRWFTFLQAPFRLPVDMIVMRTTEAITSIPRFVLILVLASFIPPSLPLLMLLLVLSDWPSSARLARAEMLRIKQLPYFEAAQSIGNKPFQLVWRHALPNLAGPVLVAFTFGLGGLLALESTLSFLNIGVPSTLVSWGRTISSIRSNTSAWWLVALPGSFLSLTVLALYTCSYHFTQIFTTRSR